The following DNA comes from Curtobacterium sp. 9128.
GCTGCTCATGCCGCTCGCGCCGCTGATGGGCTCGCCCGAGCTCGTCGCGAAGCCCTGGATGCGCTGGACACTGGTGTCGTGCGCACTCGTCGGGCAGCCCGTGCTCGTCGCCGTGCTCTGGCTGCTCGGCCCCCGTGACCCCCCTCCCCCGCCTCCGACGCTGACGAGACGCCGCCGGACCGACGAGACGCCGCCGAACCCGGCGGCGTCTCGTGCGTTCGAGGGCGTCTCGCGCGTTCGGCGGTGCCGACTAGAGCTCGACGGTGCCGTGACGGCCGACGTCCGGCTGGGACTGCCCGCCGAGTGCGGCCTTCATCGTCTGGACCAGGCTGCCGACCGTGCCGGCATCCTGCGTCCAGTACTCCACGGAGTCGCCCTCGACGGTGAGCAGTCGGATCGAGGGGTCGTCGCGGCCGTCCGGGAACCAGGCCTCGGCGAACGGTGACCAGAGTTCGTCGATCACCGAGTCGTCCTGGGTGACGGTCGCGGTGCCGGCGATGGAGAGGTACCCGCCCTGCGACTCGATCGCGACGTTCACGTGCGGGTTCCTGGCGATGTCCTCGACCTTCTCGCTGCCGTCCTGCACCAGGAAGCGGAGTGTGCCGTGGAAGGCCTTGTCCTGCACGGCGAGCGGCCTGGCGTGCAGGGAGCCGTCCTCGCTGACCGTGGTCAGCAGGGCGGTGCGGGCTCCGTGGACGATGTCCGAGATGGCGGCGCGCTGGTCCGTCTGGGTGTCGGTCATGGTGCTCCTTCGCATCGTGCGCCCCGCCACCCGACGTGCGGCCTGGCGAGCGGGGCCGTACCGTTCGGACCAGTCTGCCCCCGATCCCTGGAACGCGTCCGAACGGCTCAGGCGGGCTCGTGGATCGTCGTCTCGACGTCGACGACCTGCGGGATGCGCGGCATCGACGCGAACCCGAACCGGACCGGCGGGTCGAGCGGCACCAGGGAGCCGAGCGGTTCGTCCGCC
Coding sequences within:
- a CDS encoding pyridoxamine 5'-phosphate oxidase family protein, whose protein sequence is MTDTQTDQRAAISDIVHGARTALLTTVSEDGSLHARPLAVQDKAFHGTLRFLVQDGSEKVEDIARNPHVNVAIESQGGYLSIAGTATVTQDDSVIDELWSPFAEAWFPDGRDDPSIRLLTVEGDSVEYWTQDAGTVGSLVQTMKAALGGQSQPDVGRHGTVEL